DNA from Geobacter sulfurreducens PCA:
GACCCTGCTGTTCGGCATACCGATACGCACAGCCGTGGCGGCATCGACGGTGTCCATCATTGCCACTTCGACCGGTGCGGCGGTGGCCTACCTGAACGACCGGCTGTCCAATGTGAGGGTCGCCATGTGGCTGGAGATGGGGACCGCCACCGGCGCGCTGACCGGGGCGCTGGTGGCCGGCTACCTCAACCAGCGCGTGCTGTTCCTGATGTTTGGCGTGCTGCTGGCCTATTCCGGCTACAACATGTTCAAGGCCCGCAAGGCCGAATTGCCGGGCGAGGTGCTGCCCGACAAGGTATCGCAGCGGCTGGGCCTTGCCGGCTCCTACCACGACCATGTCCTCAATGCCCGCGTTGACTACCAGGTGACCAGGAGCATTCTCGGCCTGATCATCATGTATTTTTCGGGTGCCGCGGCCGGCCTTATGGGAATCGGCGCCGGCATCTTCAAGGTGCCGGCAATGGACCAGGTGATGCGCATGCCGTTCAAAGCCTCGACCGCCACCTCCAACTTCATGATCGGGGTAACGGCGGCCTCCGGCGCGGTGGTCTACTTTGTCCGGGGCGACGTGAATCCGTTGATTACGGGGCCGGTGGTGCTGGGGGTCTTGCTGGGAGCGCTGGTGGGAGCCCGGCTGATGGTCAGGATGAAGACGACCACCATCCGCAAGCTCTTCATCCCGCTGATCATCTACACGGCCGTCATGATGATGTACAAGGGGGTCAGTCCGTGACAAGTCCGAACCAGCCGGAAAACGAGGGCGTTGTGCCGATAGAACTGATCCTGGCCCGTCTGCTGCGCATTGGTTCGATCATCGCCGCCATCCTGCTGGCAATCGGTATTGCGGCCACGCTGCTGACAGGGGCCGCCTATGCGCCCCGGTTCATCACGGCCGGCCTGGTCGTGCTCCTGGCGACGCCGATCATGCGGGTGCTGGTGGCCGGACTGGTCTTTTTCCGTGAGCGGGATTGGCTCTTTACCCTGTTCTGCCTGGTCGTGCTCTGTTCGCTCGCTGCGGGCGTCCTGCTCGGGCAGGTTGGATAGGGCACCGGTTTCAATACCATCAAAAAGGGGCCCGAAGGCCCCTTTTGCATTACTACTCGCGCCGCTTGGCTGCAAACGACATCACAGCCGTCGCATGTCTACTCCACCGTGACTGATTTCGCCAGGTTCCGCGGCTGGTCCACGTCGGTCCCCTTGAGGACCGCCACGTGGTAGGCCAGGAGCTGAAGCGGCACCGAGAGGATGATCGGGGCCAGTTCCTCGCCGTCGGTGGGCACCTCCAGGGTTACCTCGGCCTTTTTCGCAATCGCCTCGTCACCGGCGGAGCAGATGGCGATCACCCGTCCGCCCCGGGCGATGACCTCCTCCATGTTGGAGAGGACCTTTTCGTAGGTGCTGTTTTTCGGCACGAGAACCACCACCGGCATGTTCTCATCGATGAGGGCGATGGGGCCGTGCTTCATCTCGCCGGCCGGGTAGCCTTCGGCGTGGATGTAGGAAATCTCCTTGAGCTTCAGGGCGCCTTCCAGGGCGATGGGATAGTTCATGCCCCGCCCCAGGTAGAGGAAGTCGCGGGCATTCATGTAGCGCCGGGCGATCCGCTCCACCTGCTCGTTGGTCTCCAGGGCCTGCTCCAGGAGTGCCGGCACCTTGAGCAGGCCGCCGATCATGGTGCGTCCCTGCTCGCAGTCGATGGTGCCGACGGCCCGGCCAAGGCGGATGGTGAAGAGGTAGAGGGCCACCAGTTGGGTGACGAAGGCCTTGGTGGAAGCCACCCCGATCTCGGGTCCGGCATGGGTATAGAGCACGCCGTGGGCTTCCCGGGCGATGGAGGAATCCACCACGTTGCAGATGGCGGCGGTCATGGCGCCCCGGGCCTTGGCTTCCCGGAGGGCGGCCAGGGTGTCGGCGGTCTCGCCGGATTGGGAGATGACCAGCAGCAGCGTCTTCGAGTCGATGACCGGGTTGCGGTAGCGGAACTCGGAGGCGATGTCCACCTCTACCGGGATGCGGCAGTGCTCCTCCATGAGGAACTTGCCCACGAGTGCCGAATGCCAGGAGGTGCCGCAGGCAACGATGCAGATCCGGCCGATTCCCCGCAACTGCTCGTCGGCGAGCTTCATCTCCTCAAGCCGCACGTCCCCCTGCTCCTCCAGCAACCGGCCGGTGATGGTGTCCTGGACCGCCCGGGGCTGCTCGAAGATTTCCTTGAGCATGAAGTGCTTGTACCCACCCTTTTCAGCCATGAGGGGGGACCAGTCGATGTGGCGCGATTTTTTATCCAGGGGCGCGCCGGCCACGGTGGAAAAGGTGGGGTGGCCGTCCCGGAAGACAACTATCTCGCCGTCCTCCATGAAGACCATCTCCCGGGTGTGGGAGAGGATGGCGGGA
Protein-coding regions in this window:
- a CDS encoding sulfite exporter TauE/SafE family protein; translation: MIMTTLEIFLIAITAGVAGAILGLGGGIIIVPALTLLFGIPIRTAVAASTVSIIATSTGAAVAYLNDRLSNVRVAMWLEMGTATGALTGALVAGYLNQRVLFLMFGVLLAYSGYNMFKARKAELPGEVLPDKVSQRLGLAGSYHDHVLNARVDYQVTRSILGLIIMYFSGAAAGLMGIGAGIFKVPAMDQVMRMPFKASTATSNFMIGVTAASGAVVYFVRGDVNPLITGPVVLGVLLGALVGARLMVRMKTTTIRKLFIPLIIYTAVMMMYKGVSP
- the glmS gene encoding glutamine--fructose-6-phosphate transaminase (isomerizing) — protein: MCGIVGYIGAQEATPIILDGLKRLEYRGYDSAGICTLLEGKADKRRSEGKLINLERLIQSTPLAGRIGIGHTRWATHGPPSERNAHPHQAGSIIVVHNGIIENYLELKQRLVTSGRVFNSDTDTEVIAHLIDDKFAGTGDFERAVREALAEVRGAYALCILCEREPGVLIAAKQGSPMVVGLGEGEFFVASDIPAILSHTREMVFMEDGEIVVFRDGHPTFSTVAGAPLDKKSRHIDWSPLMAEKGGYKHFMLKEIFEQPRAVQDTITGRLLEEQGDVRLEEMKLADEQLRGIGRICIVACGTSWHSALVGKFLMEEHCRIPVEVDIASEFRYRNPVIDSKTLLLVISQSGETADTLAALREAKARGAMTAAICNVVDSSIAREAHGVLYTHAGPEIGVASTKAFVTQLVALYLFTIRLGRAVGTIDCEQGRTMIGGLLKVPALLEQALETNEQVERIARRYMNARDFLYLGRGMNYPIALEGALKLKEISYIHAEGYPAGEMKHGPIALIDENMPVVVLVPKNSTYEKVLSNMEEVIARGGRVIAICSAGDEAIAKKAEVTLEVPTDGEELAPIILSVPLQLLAYHVAVLKGTDVDQPRNLAKSVTVE
- a CDS encoding DUF1634 domain-containing protein, coding for MPIELILARLLRIGSIIAAILLAIGIAATLLTGAAYAPRFITAGLVVLLATPIMRVLVAGLVFFRERDWLFTLFCLVVLCSLAAGVLLGQVG